A genomic region of Clavibacter michiganensis subsp. insidiosus contains the following coding sequences:
- a CDS encoding type IV secretion system protein, translating into MANAIEQGAKNTLEQLMDAALETFGKVVASLGTMWVYIPGPQFTKGEGSTVGYEPNSTVTGDFDTLLGYVAWIGLVVAVLSIIGFAILYMRARSSETGMDALGRLGLVLGGVFLITSASSLVAWVIPKTAPDGSTTAVGFLQNSTWFVVLAMAVGSVILAGIRLAWTQRAEPVRELVRSLVTLVMVSTIGLTVIQLAVRLGDAFAVGVLNAATKCDVADVGGNCFGSNIALMMQLTAQSPLGTIGVLILALIAILISYVQIAMMIVRSAMLVLLAGILPLTASFTNTPTGNQWFRKSLGWLTAFILYKPAAALVYAAAFRLIGTDLFAKDGQGIWAVLTGVALMLIALIALPALMRFIAPMVAPAGGVSGAAVAGAVMGGAGEAASGAIKQAGSMASRSNSGGGGGAGGGPSGAANASAGARSGTAAKGAAAGAKAGAGASGAAAGGAAGGAAAAGAAVAGPVGLAALGVAKLAEGAKKAAHATKGAVEDAAGEGPSGAR; encoded by the coding sequence GTGGCCAACGCGATCGAGCAAGGCGCGAAGAACACGCTCGAACAGCTGATGGACGCCGCGCTCGAGACCTTCGGCAAGGTCGTCGCATCCCTCGGCACCATGTGGGTCTATATACCGGGGCCGCAGTTCACGAAGGGCGAGGGCTCGACCGTCGGCTACGAGCCGAACTCGACCGTCACGGGCGACTTCGACACCCTGCTCGGGTACGTCGCGTGGATCGGGCTCGTCGTGGCAGTCCTCTCGATCATCGGGTTCGCGATCCTCTACATGCGCGCCCGATCCTCGGAGACGGGCATGGACGCCCTCGGGCGGCTCGGGCTGGTGCTCGGCGGCGTCTTCCTCATCACCAGCGCGTCGTCGCTGGTCGCCTGGGTCATTCCGAAGACGGCTCCGGACGGATCCACCACGGCCGTGGGGTTCTTGCAGAACTCCACCTGGTTCGTCGTCCTCGCGATGGCGGTCGGGTCGGTGATCCTCGCGGGCATCCGGCTGGCGTGGACGCAGCGGGCGGAGCCGGTGCGCGAGCTGGTCCGGTCCCTGGTCACCCTCGTGATGGTCTCCACGATCGGGCTCACGGTGATCCAGCTCGCCGTCCGACTCGGTGATGCCTTCGCGGTCGGCGTCCTGAACGCGGCGACCAAGTGCGATGTGGCGGACGTCGGCGGCAACTGCTTCGGCAGCAACATCGCGCTCATGATGCAGCTCACCGCGCAGTCGCCCTTGGGGACGATCGGCGTCCTGATCCTCGCCCTCATCGCGATCCTCATCTCGTACGTGCAGATCGCCATGATGATCGTCCGGTCGGCGATGCTCGTCCTCCTCGCCGGGATACTGCCGCTCACCGCGAGCTTCACGAACACGCCGACGGGGAACCAGTGGTTCCGCAAGTCGCTCGGATGGCTGACCGCGTTCATCCTCTACAAGCCGGCCGCCGCACTGGTCTACGCCGCCGCGTTCCGCCTGATCGGCACCGACCTGTTCGCGAAGGACGGGCAGGGAATCTGGGCCGTGCTCACCGGGGTCGCGCTCATGCTCATCGCGCTGATCGCGCTGCCCGCGCTCATGCGCTTCATCGCGCCGATGGTCGCGCCGGCCGGCGGGGTGTCGGGCGCAGCCGTCGCGGGCGCCGTGATGGGCGGGGCCGGCGAGGCCGCGTCCGGGGCGATCAAGCAGGCGGGATCCATGGCGAGCCGGTCGAACAGCGGTGGAGGCGGCGGCGCGGGCGGCGGACCCTCGGGCGCCGCCAACGCGAGCGCCGGCGCACGCAGCGGCACCGCCGCCAAGGGCGCGGCCGCCGGAGCCAAGGCCGGCGCCGGCGCGAGTGGTGCAGCAGCGGGTGGCGCAGCCGGCGGAGCCGCCGCCGCGGGAGCAGCCGTCGCGGGTCCCGTCGGGCTCGCCGCGCTCGGCGTCGCGAAGCTCGCCGAGGGCGCGAAGAAGGCCGCGCACGCCACCAAGGGCGCCGTCGAGGACGCCGCGGGAGAGGGCCCCTCGGGGGCCAGGTAG
- a CDS encoding DUF6668 family protein produces MDDSGNPWVVGAPAVVDAPASDAPPLTRRERLRGPRAPQPTTVPAPAAADRLPVRRVDEPAGLWWVGAHGGAGETTLARLAPGSRAAGHAWPAPAAGSPASRVVVVARTDHSGLLAAQRVAREWASGQVAGLVELVGLVLVADAPGRRPKELRQLEQLVSGGYPRSWTLPWIDAWRLGPADPADMGREHQRLLADLRLTASPR; encoded by the coding sequence ATGGACGACAGCGGCAATCCGTGGGTGGTCGGCGCGCCCGCCGTCGTCGACGCACCCGCGTCCGACGCCCCTCCTCTCACCCGCCGCGAGCGCCTCCGCGGACCCCGCGCACCCCAGCCGACCACCGTCCCCGCCCCCGCGGCGGCCGATCGCCTGCCCGTCCGTCGCGTGGACGAGCCTGCCGGTCTCTGGTGGGTCGGCGCCCACGGCGGCGCGGGCGAGACGACGCTCGCGCGCCTCGCTCCCGGATCCCGCGCCGCCGGCCACGCCTGGCCCGCCCCTGCCGCCGGATCCCCCGCCTCCCGTGTGGTCGTCGTCGCCCGCACCGACCACTCCGGCCTCCTCGCGGCGCAGCGGGTCGCCCGCGAGTGGGCGTCCGGCCAGGTCGCGGGCCTCGTCGAGCTGGTCGGCCTCGTGCTCGTGGCGGATGCGCCCGGCCGTCGCCCCAAGGAGCTGCGGCAGCTCGAGCAGCTGGTCTCCGGCGGCTACCCGCGCTCGTGGACCCTGCCGTGGATCGACGCGTGGCGCCTCGGCCCCGCGGATCCCGCCGACATGGGCCGCGAGCACCAGCGGCTCCTCGCCGACCTGCGGCTCACCGCATCACCCCGCTAG
- a CDS encoding MinD/ParA family ATP-binding protein → MTDAPTVPAFPRIDATITPTADGLATGVLTVNGVATPFAEAAEDDIRRGVVMSVRGIAEQMQRAVRLTTRDRFGSQALAVGPDGTVEALSELDRTDAIAEPAVVPPNAASHAGAAAPLAPAAPVAAVPAVAPTVGAPAPTVPAAVAPAPAAVADPPLTRRAARQSFLTREEVEEPATQGMRGTLTRLGIRMSPSEDERREREWTRLVSQHWPGPRTVAVVNGKGGVGKTMSTICLSSVFARHGGAGVLAWDNNQTRGTLGWSTEQGPHDASILDLLPQVDRLLGTGAQSADLAHFVHHQTRDRYDVLRSKPEVLATQQRFDDTTVDLIHAVAAKFYRLVLIDSGNDETDPMWLRAIERADQIVVPTIGEAKAAESAALLIEGLAERGGHFADLAERAVVVVSAHKHDLAPAELAKISDGFAPLARDVVTVPYDPALGADVLNYGALRASTQRAWLRAGAAVARGL, encoded by the coding sequence ATGACCGACGCCCCGACCGTGCCCGCCTTCCCCCGCATCGACGCCACCATCACGCCCACGGCCGACGGGCTCGCCACCGGGGTGCTCACCGTCAACGGCGTCGCGACGCCGTTCGCGGAGGCGGCGGAGGACGACATCCGCCGCGGCGTCGTGATGAGCGTGCGCGGCATAGCCGAGCAGATGCAGCGGGCGGTGCGCCTCACGACGCGCGACCGCTTCGGATCCCAGGCGCTCGCCGTGGGGCCGGACGGCACGGTCGAGGCGCTCAGCGAGCTCGACCGCACGGACGCGATCGCGGAGCCCGCGGTCGTGCCTCCGAACGCGGCCTCCCATGCGGGCGCCGCGGCGCCCCTCGCCCCCGCGGCGCCGGTGGCCGCCGTCCCCGCCGTGGCGCCAACGGTCGGCGCCCCCGCGCCGACCGTCCCCGCGGCGGTCGCGCCCGCCCCGGCCGCCGTCGCGGATCCGCCGCTCACCCGCCGCGCCGCCCGCCAGTCCTTCCTCACGCGCGAGGAGGTGGAGGAGCCGGCGACGCAGGGCATGCGCGGCACACTGACGCGGCTCGGGATCCGCATGTCGCCGTCCGAGGACGAGCGTCGCGAGCGCGAGTGGACCCGCCTCGTCAGCCAGCACTGGCCCGGCCCCCGCACCGTCGCGGTCGTCAACGGCAAGGGCGGGGTCGGCAAGACCATGTCCACCATCTGCCTGTCGTCCGTCTTCGCGCGGCACGGCGGAGCGGGCGTCCTCGCCTGGGACAACAACCAGACGCGCGGCACGCTCGGCTGGAGCACGGAGCAGGGGCCGCACGACGCGAGCATCCTCGACCTCCTGCCGCAGGTCGACCGGCTGCTCGGCACGGGCGCGCAGTCCGCCGACCTCGCGCACTTCGTGCACCACCAGACCCGCGACCGCTACGACGTGCTCCGCTCGAAGCCCGAGGTGCTCGCCACCCAGCAGCGCTTCGACGACACCACGGTCGACCTCATCCACGCGGTCGCCGCCAAGTTCTACCGGCTCGTGCTCATCGACTCGGGCAACGACGAGACCGACCCGATGTGGCTGCGCGCCATCGAGAGGGCGGACCAGATCGTGGTGCCGACCATCGGCGAGGCCAAGGCGGCGGAGTCGGCGGCCCTCCTCATCGAGGGTCTCGCCGAGCGCGGCGGGCACTTCGCCGATCTCGCGGAGCGCGCGGTCGTGGTGGTCAGCGCGCACAAGCACGATCTCGCTCCCGCCGAGCTAGCCAAGATCTCCGACGGCTTCGCGCCCCTCGCCCGCGACGTGGTCACGGTGCCGTACGACCCGGCGCTCGGCGCGGACGTCCTCAACTACGGCGCGCTCCGGGCGTCCACGCAGCGGGCCTGGCTCCGCGCGGGGGCGGCCGTGGCGCGAGGCCTCTGA
- a CDS encoding M23 family metallopeptidase encodes MNGGGKGVLILIGTPAALMGMIVFLVLFGFGGDGASACTTQGAASSSTGPRTPVGGYSGDQLDNAAAIMDAAAGLGLSRQAQVLGVMAAMGESSLRAIDYGDDAVNPDGSIADSIGLFQQQSSWGSVQERMDPTSSAKLFLARLQTVKGWESLEPTLAIHEVQINKDPYHYRRFQQPAEDVVAQLSGAAAAAPAATPVASGTPDPSATPVPTAPSGGCSAGGTVLPLKAPFDQTSGYGPRESPTAGASSWHPANDYQTRETGTSSGRSGYSCGSPVLAAQAGSVTTAGGYTVSIRSAAGYTISYLHMYEPDMEVRVGDAVTPGQEIGKVGSNGPSTGCHLDIRIDVAGSTDARVAALPQSQTQGAPVSGYVDPETFFAAFGVTLCGGECRHASA; translated from the coding sequence GTGAACGGCGGCGGCAAGGGGGTCCTGATCCTCATCGGCACGCCCGCGGCGCTGATGGGGATGATCGTCTTCCTGGTGCTGTTCGGCTTCGGCGGCGACGGCGCGTCCGCCTGCACGACGCAGGGCGCGGCGTCCTCGTCGACCGGGCCGCGCACGCCCGTCGGCGGCTACTCGGGCGACCAGCTCGACAACGCCGCCGCGATCATGGACGCCGCCGCCGGGCTCGGCCTCTCCCGGCAGGCGCAGGTGCTCGGCGTCATGGCGGCGATGGGCGAGTCGTCGCTGCGCGCCATCGACTACGGGGACGACGCGGTGAACCCCGACGGCTCCATCGCCGACTCGATCGGCCTCTTCCAGCAGCAGTCGTCGTGGGGCTCGGTGCAGGAGCGGATGGATCCGACCTCGAGCGCGAAGCTGTTCCTCGCCCGCCTGCAGACCGTGAAGGGGTGGGAGTCGCTCGAGCCGACCCTCGCGATCCACGAGGTGCAGATCAACAAGGACCCGTACCACTACCGGAGGTTCCAGCAGCCGGCCGAGGACGTGGTCGCGCAGCTGTCGGGCGCCGCGGCCGCAGCTCCGGCGGCGACCCCCGTCGCGTCCGGCACGCCGGATCCCTCGGCCACGCCCGTGCCGACCGCGCCCTCCGGCGGGTGCTCCGCCGGCGGCACCGTGCTCCCGCTGAAGGCGCCGTTCGACCAGACCTCCGGGTACGGGCCGCGCGAGAGCCCGACCGCGGGCGCCTCCTCCTGGCACCCGGCGAACGACTACCAGACGCGGGAGACCGGGACGTCCTCCGGGCGGAGCGGCTACTCGTGCGGCTCGCCCGTGCTCGCCGCGCAGGCCGGCAGCGTGACGACGGCGGGCGGCTACACGGTGTCGATCCGGTCGGCGGCGGGCTACACGATCAGCTACCTGCACATGTACGAGCCGGACATGGAGGTCCGCGTCGGCGACGCCGTGACCCCCGGCCAGGAGATCGGGAAGGTGGGCTCGAACGGCCCGTCGACGGGGTGCCACCTCGACATCCGCATCGACGTCGCCGGATCCACCGACGCCCGTGTCGCCGCACTGCCGCAGTCGCAGACGCAGGGGGCGCCGGTGAGCGGCTACGTGGATCCGGAGACGTTCTTCGCCGCGTTCGGCGTGACGCTGTGCGGCGGGGAGTGCCGGCATGCGTCCGCCTGA
- a CDS encoding helix-turn-helix domain-containing protein: MADDDTWDALPATLRSADLQRILQIGQTTVSLWFAKGIIPGYRISHSWIAFRSEVREWLESTSTVPVPPHEPYPHPLDAYPDHLTHRDLMELFQKSRPAILGWLRDGVIPAMRPGGRWLIEKAAVRRLLAETSNQRVDFVPKGDRAAS; the protein is encoded by the coding sequence ATGGCAGACGACGACACCTGGGACGCCCTGCCGGCGACCCTGCGGTCCGCGGACCTGCAGCGGATCCTGCAGATCGGTCAGACGACCGTGAGCCTCTGGTTCGCGAAGGGCATCATCCCCGGCTACCGCATCTCGCACTCGTGGATCGCGTTCCGCTCCGAGGTGCGCGAGTGGCTCGAGTCGACGTCCACCGTGCCGGTGCCGCCGCACGAGCCGTACCCGCATCCGCTCGACGCCTACCCCGACCACCTCACGCACCGCGATCTCATGGAGCTGTTCCAGAAGAGCCGCCCGGCGATCCTCGGCTGGCTGCGCGACGGCGTGATCCCGGCCATGCGCCCCGGCGGCCGCTGGCTGATCGAGAAGGCGGCCGTCCGACGGCTCCTCGCGGAGACGAGCAACCAGCGGGTGGACTTCGTGCCGAAGGGCGATCGCGCGGCGAGCTGA
- a CDS encoding IS481-like element IS1122 family transposase: MSHANARLTVHGRVLLVRRVVEDRRPVSHVARELGVSRQCAHRWVNRFRSEGFEGLSDRSSRPRRVPTRTSPERERAVVEARTRLRSGPARLAPVTGVPARTISRILRRHGAPPLAWLDPVTGAVIRASRSTANRYEHEHPGDLIHVDVKKLGRIPDGGGWRAHGRSEQVRGRGIGFDYVHAVVDDHTRLAYAEIHPDEKGVTAAGFLTRAAAYFAEHGITRIERVLTDNAFAYRHSAAFQNAVTQLGARQKFIRPHCPWQNGKVERFNRTLATEWAYRQPFTSNQARTDALDPWIQHYNTERIHSSHGLTPAARVSPTS, from the coding sequence ATGTCCCACGCTAATGCTCGTCTGACGGTTCACGGGAGGGTTCTCCTCGTGCGGCGGGTGGTCGAGGATCGTCGGCCGGTCTCGCATGTCGCGCGCGAACTCGGTGTGTCGCGTCAGTGCGCGCATCGGTGGGTGAATCGGTTCCGGTCCGAGGGCTTCGAAGGCTTGTCGGACCGGTCCTCGAGGCCGAGACGGGTGCCGACGAGGACGAGCCCGGAACGAGAACGAGCCGTCGTGGAAGCGAGGACCCGATTGCGATCAGGTCCTGCCCGGTTGGCGCCGGTGACCGGTGTTCCAGCCCGCACGATCTCCCGCATCCTGCGGCGGCACGGGGCACCGCCGTTGGCATGGTTGGACCCCGTCACCGGGGCCGTGATCCGGGCATCCCGGTCGACGGCAAACCGGTACGAGCATGAGCATCCCGGCGACCTGATCCACGTCGACGTGAAGAAGCTCGGCCGGATCCCGGACGGCGGCGGCTGGCGGGCGCATGGCCGCAGCGAACAGGTTCGTGGTCGTGGGATCGGGTTCGATTACGTCCACGCCGTGGTCGATGACCACACCCGCCTCGCCTACGCGGAGATCCACCCGGACGAGAAGGGCGTGACCGCGGCAGGGTTCCTGACCCGGGCCGCGGCGTACTTCGCCGAGCACGGCATCACCCGCATCGAACGGGTCCTGACGGACAACGCGTTCGCCTACCGGCACTCGGCCGCGTTCCAGAACGCGGTCACGCAGCTCGGTGCGAGGCAGAAGTTCATCCGCCCGCACTGCCCCTGGCAGAACGGCAAGGTCGAACGCTTCAACCGCACCCTCGCGACCGAGTGGGCCTACCGGCAACCCTTCACCAGCAACCAAGCCAGAACCGACGCCCTTGATCCGTGGATCCAGCACTACAACACTGAACGAATCCACTCGAGCCACGGGCTGACGCCCGCGGCCCGAGTGTCACCAACGTCATGA